From the Salmo trutta chromosome 2, fSalTru1.1, whole genome shotgun sequence genome, one window contains:
- the cox4i1l gene encoding cytochrome c oxidase subunit 4I1-like: MLTSRALVRGLKSGFWRPLSSTSSVQAAHGKDVSPDVLDPSVPQYNNRLDTPLSDVPFVRNLNSEQRQLKEKEKGPWTKLTKEEKIALYRLTHELTYPEMRRGSSEWKTVLGGVFIFLGFSGMLVWWQRIFVFGEVPHTLSDEWVEKQTQRMIDMRINPIGGFAYHWDYAKKQWK, encoded by the exons ATGTTGACCTCTCGAGCACTCGTGCGCGGGCTGAAGAGCGGGTTTTGGAGACCACTTTCATCTACCAGCAGCGTGCAGGCTGCTCATGGAAAAG ATGTGAGCCCTGATGTGCTTGACCCCTCAGTGCCACAGTACAACAACCGCCTAGACACTCCTCTCTCTGACGTTCCATTCGTTAGGAACCTCAACTCAGAGCAGAGGCAGctcaaggagaaggagaaggggcCCTGGACCAAGCTCACCAAGGAGGAGAAAATTGCAT TGTACCGTCTGACCCATGAGCTGACCTACCCTGAGATGAGGAGAGGCTCCAGTGAGTGGAAGACGGTACTGGGAGGGGTCTTCATCTTCCTGGGCTTCTCTGGCATGCTGGTCTGGTGGCAGAGGATCTTTG tgttTGGCGAGGTTCCTCACACTCTGTCTGATGAATGGGTGGAGAAGCAGACCCAGAGAATGATTGACATGAGGATAAACCCCATCGGTGGGTTCGCCTATCACTGGGACTACGCAAAGAAGCAGTGGAAATAG